The region CTTCGGCATAGTCTCCGGTTTCCCTCTGCTGTTTGGCTAGCTCATACCAGGCATCGAGGTGCTCAGGGTCTAGTGCGACAGCTTGCCGAAACAGGGCGATCGCGTCCTGACGGGTAGACCCATCTGCTAATGCCGCAAACCCAGCCTGATAATAGTCCTCAGCACTTGAGTACAGTGGCAATTCTTGACTCATACCGTTTGCGCCTCCTCATTTTGGGAAAGGAGATGCACTACCCCTGAGGGGTCTGAAATCCAGTGGCCTCGAAAGTCGCCAAGGGGTTCCAATTCATCGCGAACCGGGGTTTGGGCTGCTGTCAGATAGGCCACTGCCCCCTCCAAGTCGTTGGTGGATAGCTCCAACCATACATCCGCCTGACTGTAGTGGGGTACTTCATCCAACCACAGTCGCATCGCTCCAAACTGAAATACATGGGAGGTGTCCCGTTGTCCTAGGTAAGGTAATCGCAATGTATCTCGATAGAAGGCAACGGTTTTTGCAAATCGAAATCGAGGAATTTTGAGGGCAATATTGCTGCCTCCTGAAAACCTAGGCTGAGGATTTGGAAGCATGATGTTTTCCTAAAATTGAGTGAATTAGCGATCGCTATAAAACAAAACATTTGTGAAATTTCCACTTTGCAAGTCCGAGGGTTGAACCAAACAATAAAGAGTCGAGTCATGCAGTTCTACCCCCAGTTGGCCTACCACACGAAATAGCAATTCATAGACCGGAAAGCTTTCACCAAATGCCAGGGGAAACAGTTGCTTGCGGGGATCAGACTGGCGAAAGGCGGGGTAGCCGCCCAATCGGTGTCCGTCACCATAGAGAAGGTATAGTGCTTCTTCTAATAAAGGATCATTGCTGGCGCGATCGCGGAGTTCTCCCAGGGCGTAGTCATAGTTTTCAGCAAAGAATTCGCTTGTGCTTAAGGCTTCAACCCAGGTGGTTAGCCCCCCTGCATCCATCGGGGCAAGTTTGATTTGAAACCGCAGACTTAACCGTTCAGGGACGATGGGATGCTCAAAGGGGGTAGAAAGCTAAAGTCAGTGATGAGATCTTCAACGGAGAGAATCGGGTCTGGGAAAAAGAGAACTTTTGCCCCTGCTAATTCCATCAATTCTGAATAGGACATCGAGGCTCGTGCTTCTGTGGCAAACCAGGTATGGTTCCATTCCCAGGTGGGTTTATCCACTACATAAAATTGCAAGATCCCTGATGTGGGAAACCCTTCCAGCGGAGGGACTTCGGCGAAGTTCATCTGGGCTAACAAGGAAGCTGGTTTGTCGTCAATGTAGGGATAGTCTATGCCTGTAGGAAGATAGGGTGTTCCTCCGAAATGGCTTTCCCAGGGTAGGGGTGAGTTACCTTGAGAACCGATAGTTTCGATCGCAACAAAGGGTCGAATGGTAGATTCGATCGCCGCAATTTCTGCGTCTGAAATTTCTTCCCGCAGAATCTGACGGAGTGCTTCACTGCAACCTAAATTTTCGAGTCGATAATTTGTCATTTTTCCAACTCTGATCCTATTGTTTAGAGGATGTTCTGAAGGTTTGGCTTCTAGTAATTTGGACGACTAAAGTCGTTACTACAAACATAAGAATACGACATAAGAATACAGATGAATTCGGCTTTCTTTTTTGCGTTTGTAGTGATGGGTCAAATATATCTGCCCTTTTTAAACACTCTTTTAGGTAGATTTTTCAAGACAATTAGGATAGTTTTCATGATTCAATCATTTGTCCTATTTTTAGAAGGTTGCCATCTGGATCAACGATGTGAAATTCCCGCATTCCCCAGGGTTTGTCTTCTAAGGAGCTAATGCGAGGAATACCTGCGGTGGGTAAATTCAACGTTTGGAATGCCTGGAAGAATTCATCGATATGCGTGACTCGTAAATAGCAGGCCAGATAGGATTCGGCGGGCACAATATCTGGGAAAAAACTGAGATGAATTTCCAGAGCACCCCGATATAGAATGGCATAATCAGCGTTTGGATTGCTCGGATAATGACTCTCAAATCCAAGTTTTTGATAGAAGTCAACACTTTTAGCAATATCTCGTGAAACTAAAATAGGAATGGCTTGATCAGATAGCATCACTAAGGTTCTCCACTGATTGAGTAAGGTTTTCCAGGCGGTGTAGTCGCCCCAAAAGTTGAGTTGGTCAGAGCAATAGGTGCAGGTTTCATCAGCAATGGAGCGAGCGAGTTCCCACCACTGATCACGCAACTGACTGAGGGTTTGAGCCTCTGTTGCAGCGATCCAGTTCTGAACATATTTAGGGCTAAAATCAAAGGCATCTAGACCGCAGCAGGCGGCGACGCAATGGACTTCGCAGCAGCGTAGCAGCGACCAGAGGGGTTTGGGAATGGTGATTTCTTGTGCCATCTGCCTGTCCTGACATCAGCGCTTGTGGGCCAAATAGAGGCGGGTGGTGTAGAGCAGGCGCACCTGTCCCTCGGAGTTGGCGTTGCGATCGCACAGTGCTGCAAGCTTTGCTGCAAGTTTTTCTAGCGCCACCCCTGACTGGGGTGTAAACCCTTGGCTACGAGCCAACCCAATTAACCCCTCCAGATCTAGAAACTGCTCAAAGGTGAAGGTGTATCGTCGCAGGTTCTCAAAATAGGGCAGGTAGATGCCAAACCAAAAAAGCTGATAACTGAGGGCGTTAATTACCCCCTTGAGGGAGGGCATTTCTATCGGTTTCAGATATCGGTCTGCCGGTTTAGATGCCTGGTAGAGGTATTTTGTGTAGGTTTGAGAAACAGCATCCTGCTGATCCCAGAAATTCCAGACCAAGGCCAAACGACCACCGGGTTTGAGGATGCGGCGGAACTCCTTTAGGCTCTGGGCAAAGTCAAACCAGTGAAACGCCTGGAAGGCGGTGACTAAATCCACTGAGTCTGTTTCCAGCGGTATCTGCTCAGCAGTTCCAGCCACGAATTTCACACCGTCATAGGGCATCGCGCCATTCCGCATCTCAGCCCTTGGCTCTACGGCGGTCACCTGCACCCCGCAATCTGCCAGTTGTCGGGAGCCAATACCTGTCCCGGCCCCGATGTCGGCAGCCAAGATAGGATTGGCCGTTAAGCCGGAAAGGATTTGGGCGATCGCCGCCTGCGGATACGGCGCACGATAGCGGTCATATCCCTCATAAAACGGAAACGGTTCAGCCATAGCACCTCAATGACACCCCTCGCCAGTCGGTATGCCTTTGTCTCCTGACACAGTTCCTTACCGATGGATCGAGATGCCGCTAGAAACTGCGATCAACGTCCAAGAACGTCTCTACCCTAGCGCCTCCCTTGAGTGTTGTCTTGCCTACCGTTGCTCAAACTTGCCTCCAGTTGCCTTTTGTCCGGTCGATCGGGCAAAGCTTGCCAATTCAAACGGGCTATGCGAAATAGATTATTTTAGGAAATCACTGACACTCTTTCAGCCGCCACCGTGCTAAAGTCACCTGCCTGGCTCGATTATCATCAAGGACTTGAGTACGCCAAGCTATTACCCTCCCCGCCGCTGCTACTGAGCCAGGGGCACTGGCAGGGCTTAGTGTTGGAACACCATGACACGCCGCCTTGGGAAATCCCTGAATCTTGCGTTTCCCACCATCACATCGGCGTGTTGCTTGGCCCCTGGCGCGGTGAGCGATGGATCGACGGTCGCCACCGTTCGGAAATGGCCCCTAAAGGCAGTCTCTCCATCATCCCGGCTGGCGTACCCTTTGCTTCGCGCTGGCAAAATCGATCGCAGGCAATTGTGCTGGCGATCGATCCAACGTTGCTAGGACGACTAGCCCATGAAGCGGTCGATGGCGATCGCCTCAGGCTCAACTTTTGTTGGTTGCACGATGGCGATCCCTTCATCAGCCAGATCCTGCACTTACTCAAAACCGATACCGAGTCCGGTCACCCGCTTGGCCCCATCTATGGAGATTCTCTGGGTACCGCTCTGGCAGCCCATCTACTCAGGCACTACGCAACACGTTCCTTCACCTTGCCAGCCTATACCGGAGGAATGCCCAGATACAGACTCATCCCAGTCCTAGAATACATCGACGCCCATCTCCAACATCCCCTCAGCCTACAAGAACTGGCCGCTGTCGCAAACATGAGTCAGTACTACTTCTGCCGCATGTTTCGACAAACGCTGGGAATTGCCCCATTTCAGTATGTGCGCCAGCAGCGGATTGAAAGGGCGAAGAAATTGCTTGAGCAGCCCCACCTGAGCATTTTAGAGGTGGGGTTGCAGTGCGGATTTACCAGCCCCAGCCACTTTACCCGACAGTTTCGCCAGATTGTTGGGGTAACACCAAAAGCTTACCGCAACGCTTTTTTACCCTAATAAACGGAACGGGCTAATCAAAATTTGACTGCGTGTTTATGTGCGATCTGGACATCGTTTATCCTATCAAATCGCCTTTAAGGATGGGAGGAAATCACTAGATAGACTTGCTGTATTTGGATTGGGTTAGGAAACGGATTGAATGGCGATCGGTTGCAATTGCCGAAGGGTGCATCCCAGTTTTGCAAATCAGCCCTCATCCCCCAGCCCCTTCTCCCAAAAGTGGGAGAAGGAGAGCTAGATCAAAGTCCCTCTCCCAAAATTGGGAGAGGGATTTAGGGTGAGGGCTACAAAAGTGGGATGCACTCATTGCCGAATTGGTAATTCCAGGCAAAATTCTGTTCCATGCCCCAACTCAGACTGAAAACTTAAGTGGCCACCATGCTTCTCTTCAATAATTTGGCGACTGATGGCTAACCCTAATCCAGTTCCCTTACCAATCGGTTTTGTTGTGAAGAAACTTTCAAATACTTTGGACTGAAGATCAGTAGGAATTCCACAACCATTATCCTTGATCCAAATCGCAATCGCATCTGGATTGATCTGACTCGTCCGAATGGTAATTATAGGAGTGAGGCACTGATCGACATGATCAATCAATGCATCGATCGCATTACTCAGGATGTTCATAAACACCTGATTCAACTGACTGAGCGAACAATAGAGGGCTGGAATTTTTCCATATTCCTTCACGACTTGAATTCGACGGTTACCAGTAGGGTCATTAAGGCGATGTTTTAGAATGAGCAGAGTACTCTCTAAGCCTTCATGGATATCCGCATAGTCAAACTTTTGATCATTACTGTAGGAGAAAGTCCGCAGCGCTCGCAAAATCTCCTGAATGCGATCGCTCCCGATTTGAATAGATTGGAGGATACGCTCAAAGTCTTCCAGGATAAACTCTAAATCCACACTATTGATCTGGTCTTGGAGTGCTTGGGGCGGATGGGGATAGTGAAGTTGATAAGCAGTAATCAACCCAATCAATTCATGGGCATAATCCTTGACATAGGACACATTTCCATGAATAAAATTAACTGGATTACGGATTTCATGAGCAATTCCGGTAACTAATCGCCCTAAACTGGACAATTTTTCTGCCTGAACAAGTTGCATCTGAGCTGCTAAATATTGCTCATTACTTTCCTGTTGATACTGCCAAACTACTTGATCGAGAGCAGTTAGCAGATGATGCCGTGCCATATTGAGGACATCTTGGATGAGTTGTGCATCAGGACATAATGAGTCATCCTGGGCAAGAATTGTTTTCACTTTATCGATATATTGCCGCACCAGTTTATCAAGATGAACAGGGGCTTCAAAGTACAGCGATCGAATAATAGGTGAAGGATTTCCTGGTAGATCCCAATCCTCTTTTCCCGCTAGTAAACTATTGTGTGAAAGCTCGAACAGTTCAATGGTAGCGCAGAGTTCCTGACGGATATCCTGCCGTTGCTCCACTGTCAAATTAGGCATCAACAGCTGCGATGCAAACATCGCTGCCCGCTGGGAAAGCATGCGCTGACGACCACTAATGTTAACAACGGCTGCATTCATAGGATGACATTGGAACGTGGAAATCATGGAGTCTAGGCGACCAAGCAATTCCCTGACTTCCCTAATATACTCACTTGCCTAAAAATCTTTACCGTGAAAATCAGGAAATTGCTATTTGGGTTGTAAGACATACAAGAACTTTGGGTTTGCCAGACGAGCACCGCCTATGCTCAGCGTTTCTATCGGCTTCAGATACTGATCCGCTGGGACAGGATTTGGGCAACATTGCTGGGATGAGTCAGTACTACTTCTGCCGCATGTTTCGACAGACGATGGGAATTGCCCCATTTCAGTATGTGCGTCAGCAGCGCATTGAAAAAGCCAAAAAATTGCTTGAGCAGCCCCACCTGAGCATTCTAGAGGTGGGGTTGCAGTGCGGATTTACCAGCCCCAGCCACTTTACCCGACAGTTTCACCAGATTGTTGGGGTAACACCAAAAGCTTACCGCAACGCTTTTTTACCCTAATAAACGGGCTAATCAAAGTTTGACTGCGTGTTTGTGTGCGATCTGGACCGAGTTAAATTAAATCTCATCTCAACCACTCAAGTTTTGCAACTGCCGTATCATCACTGCCTAATTCTGTCCAAACCATTGTTAAAAACTCTATTCCCTTGGTACAAATTTTCCTAGGAGAACCGATGTCCTATTCCACAGTTACAGACTTGGCAAGGTTGCGTGGTTGATCTACATCTAACCCTCTTCGTGCCGCAATGTGATAAGCCAGCAATTGTAATGGAATTACTGTGACCAAAGGTGACAAAATTTCATCCACATGGGGCACAGGAATTAAGGTATCAAAGGTATCTTCTGCATCCTGTTCATCCATTGGTGTTACGCCAATCAGGCGGGCATCGCGGGCGCGAGCTTCTTGCGCATTGGAGAGTACCTTTTCAAATACGCTTCCGGGCATGGCGATCGTGACAACTGGAACCTTAGCATCTAGAAGTGCAATCGGGCCATGTTTCATCTCACCAGCAGGATAACCCTCTGCATGAATGTAGCTAATTTCCTTCAGTTTCAGGGCACCTTCGAGGGCGATCGGGAAATTAATACCCCGTCCCAAAAAGATGAAATCTTGAGTTTCAGCAAAGTCATGCGCGAGTTCTTCGATATAACGCTCCTGACTTTCCAAAATCATCTCAATTTCTGCTGGAAGTTGTCGCAAGCCATCCAACAGTTTTTCTATCTGGTCAGCGGAGAGGGTTCTACGATAGTGGGCGATATCCAGAGCCAGCAGATAAAAGGCAATCAGTTGGGCAGCAAAGGTCTTGGTCGCAGCTACTCCAATTTCAATGCCAGCATGGGTATCGATAATATGAGGCACCAGTTGACCCAACGTACTTTCCGGGCGATTTGTAATCCCTAACATCCGAGGTTGATACTCGGGTGCCAGATTTTTGCGGCGTTGCAGTTCCATTTCCAGAGCTGCTAAGGTGTCAGCCGTTTCGCCCGATTGGGTTACCCCGATGGTGAGGGTGTTGGGCGTGAGTGGGGATGGAGCATAGCGGAATTCTGAGGCATATTGTACCTGGGTTGGAATACCTGCCAATTGTTCCAACACATATTTCCCAACTAATCCAGCATGCCAACTGGTGCCACAAGCAACGATCTGGATCTGTTGTAGATTGGCATAGAGTTCAATGGGGAGATTGAGGTGGACGGGAGAGGAAGGGTTAGGGGCTAGAGACTGAGGTCCGGGGGGAGCACTCAACTTCTGACTCCTAATTTCTGGCTCCTGACTCCATTCTGGATTTAGATAGGTTTCCAAACATGCCCTGACTACTCCAGGTTGCTCATAAATTTCTTTAAGCATGAAATGTTTGAAGCCCTGCTTTTCCACCATCACGGGGTTCCAGTTGAGAGTACGGGGTGCTTTTTTGAGGCGATGCCCGTCAAAGTTGTAGACTTCTGCTCCAAGTGGAGTGAGTCGTGCCAGTTCACCGTTTTCTAGCGGCAGCACAGCGCGGGTATGGGGAACGATCGCAGGCGTATCTGAGGCGCAGAAAAACTCACCTTGCCCAAAACCTAATACGAGGGGAGCTTGTTGTCGCGCCACGATCAGCTCATCTGGAAAATCAGCGCTAATGACGGCGATCGCAAATGCTCCTTCTAGTTTATTGACTGACCGACGAACGGCTTCAAGTAAGAAAGAGGAGCTAAGGGAATTGGTGATGGGTGCTTGGGAAAGAGGGCTAGGGGCAATTCCATAGCCGATACCCCGCATCTGATACTCTGTTTCTGCTCCTTCTAACTTCTGACTTCTGATTTCCGCTTCCTGTCCTTCTAACAGAAGCTTTAACTCTTCGGCAATTAAATGCGGAATCACTTCAGTATCGGTATCAGAGCGAAACTCGTGTCCTAATGCCTTCAGGTCTTCTCGGAGTTTTTGATAGTTCTCGATAATGCCATTTTGAACAACAGCAATGCGGCGAGCCGTGTCCATATGGGGATGAGCGTTGTATTCTTCTGGTTTACCATGGGTTGCCCAGCGAGTGTGTCCAATCCCCAGTTGTGCTGGGTTTTGCTCTCCTTCCAGCTTTTCTTGCAGGTTCTGCAGCTTGCCTTTAGCTCGCACACAGTGAATATCACCTTTCAAAACTGTAGCAATTCCGGCAGAGTCGTATCCTCGATATTCCAGTTTTCGCAGTCCTTCTAACAAAATATTGCTGGCTGCTTGAGTTCCGATATAGCCGACAATTCCACACATCGTTAAGCCTCACTCTGCACCAATTCTTTCGGCACTACGTTTACACATATCGGGCACTCACTTAATCCAGGCACACTTCCGCTTGTTTTAGAAGATTTAGGACATTTTGGCAAGAGCTTAAACCGAAAAGCGATCGCCTACTCACTGACCTCAACGCTTAGAATAGAAGCAGACTCATGTAAAGAAATGTAAGGTATTTCATGGCGGATCAGCTAATTCGAGCGACAGCAGCAAACGGGGGTATTCGTGCTGTTGGCGTGATTACGACGCGCTTAACCGAGGAAGCTAGAGTTAGACATCAGCTTTCCTTTGTTGCCACTGCTGCTCTAGGACGCACAATGGCAGCCGCACTTCTCTTTGCCTCTAGCATGAAGCGGGAAGGCTCACGAGTCAACATTCGGATTAAGGGAGACGGTCCACTGGGTGGCATCTTAGTCGATGCGGGGTTAGACGGAACAGTACGGGGCTACGTGGAGCAACCAGACGTAGAATTGCCTCCGACTCCCAAAGGCAAACTGGATGTGGGAGGTGCCGTTGGACATACCGGTTACTTGTATGTTATTCGAGATGTCGGCTATGGCTATCCCTATTCCAGTACTGTAGAACTGGTTTCTGGAGAAATTGGAGATGACCTGATCCATTATCTGGCAACTTCAGAGCAAACCCCTTCTGCATTGATGGTGGGTGTTTTTATGGATGAAACTGGGGTAATCGCAGCAGGTGGCTTGTTGATTCAAGTATTGCCTAAAGCAGCGAGAGACGAGGCACTGGTGGAACTGCTAGAGTCACGTTTAGCAAACCTGACCGGCTTTACGACATTGCTGCGTTCTGGCAAAAGCCTGCATGATATTTTTGAGCAGTTGCTTGGCGATAGGGGACTGGAAATTCTGCCAGAAGCACAACTTGTTCGGTTCCACTGTGGTTGTTCCCATGAAAAGGTGCTGGGTGCACTGAAGTTGTTTGGGCAAGCAGAGTTACAGGACATGATTGAGCAGGACAAGGGGGCTGAAGCGACCTGTGATTTTTGTGGCATGAAGTATCAAGCCAGTGAAACTGAGTTGATGCAACTTTTGGATGAAATCCGATCTGAAAGCAGGAGATAGGTAGTGGAAAGTGTGAGTAATCTGGTGAAGTCGAGTACTATTATTGCTCGTTTACTGTTCTCCCGATGCTTTGTCTTTTGGAAAGTTCGGAGTAGGATGGCAACTAGATTTCTCGCAACAATTCCTTTGTCAGTTGTGATTTCAGGTTCAGAGTTAGCGCTTGGGCGAGAGATTGGTCGATGGTTTGAGGACGTGATACGGTGCGGCTTCCCAATTGCTTATGTCTTTAGAACAAGGAAAACCAGATCGTCCATTGCGGCGCCAGCCTTCATATCCTGAGGAGCGGCGACGGGTAAAACCATTTTCGCCTGAAAAGGCTTCCTTTGCTATGCAGGATGCGATCGCAAAACCAGCGAAGCCATTGAATCCGCATCCATCGCGAACAGTTGCAGCTGAACCTCCGCCTTCTTTCACAGAACCATTTCGCGATCGCAACTCTAAATCCATCCCCCGCCCTCGTTCTCAGCGGCGGTTTTTAAGTAGACTGTTGCGATCTCTGAGGCGTTTAATCACAGGTTTAAGAACTTGGTTGAGTTGGCTAGTTACCCGCTGGCAGTTTTTGATCGCAGCAGCATTTTTTGTCTGTCTTAGTTCTGCTATTCTTGCCATTGCTTTCATTTTTCAACTTCCAGCCTTGCCTAACTGTCCAGCAGTATTTTGGCCCTTGGCATCTGCCTCCATGCGATTTGAGTGTGCTCGGATTGCTGCTAGTAAGCAAACAGCAAAGGATTTGCTGGAAGCCATTTCACTGGTGGATGGGCTACCCCCTGATCATGCCATGCGTCCAGAGGCAGATCGGTTGATCGAACTTTGGTCACAGGAAGTGCTGAAGTTGGCCGAGGAGCTATTTCATCAGGGGAATTTGCAGGAAGCGATCGCGGCTGCTCAGAAAATTCCAGCCAAAGTTGCGGCTTACCGCTTGGTTGAAGAACGAGTCAACCACTGGCAAAGTATCTGGTCAAAAGCAGAGGGAATCTACAAAAAAGCTGAAGCAGCCCTGCGCAAGCGAGATTGGCGAGGGGCGTTTGAGTTAGCTGTTGGCTTGCTGGATATTGACAATAAGTACTGGCAAACCACGCGCTACGACGACCTGAATCATCGCATTAACACTGCTCGAGTGGATGGCAATAAACTGTTCAAAGCCGAGTGGTTAGCTGATGAGGGAACTGTTTCAGCCTTGCTGCAAGCCATTAAATTAGCAGAAGAAATTCGCCCGGATAGTTACATTTATGATTTAGCCCAGGTTAAAATCCAGCTTTTTGGACGAAACCTGCTGGATTTGGCTCAAAAAGCACTGGATCGACGTAACCTCCAGGAAGCGCTTTCAATCATTAATCAGATTCCTAAACAAGCCAAAGTGGAGTCGGAGAAGCGAGACCTGACGGTGTTGGCAAATGCGCAGTCCCTGTCGTGGCAAGATACGGTAGAAGGGTTAGAAGCTGCGATTGCCCAGGCACAGCGAATCTTACCCAGTCAGCCGCTGTATCCTAAAGCTCAACAGTTTATTGTACGCTGGCAGTATGAAATTGAAGGACTGGCTCAAATTGAACGTGCCCGGTTGCTGGCGCAAGCTGGAACAGTCGAAGCATTGCTAAACGCTATTGCGGCGGCCTCTCAGGTTTCTTCTGCCAACCCTCGCTGGAATCAAGCGCAGCAAGAGATTCAGAAGTGGAAAGCCGACACTCAAACGATTACTGATCGCCCAGTGCTGGATCAAGCAGAACAATTTGCCAGTGGTGGCGATATTAACTCCCTCATGGCAGCCGTTGAGCAGGCAAACCAAATTGCACCAGGGCGATCGCTGTATAACGAAGCTCAGGGGAGAGTCCGGGAATGGACACGCCAAATTCAGCAAACTCAGGATCAGCCCTATCTTGACCAGGCACGGGCATATGCCTTTGCGGGCAACCTCAAAACTGCCATTGGCGTAGCAGAGCAAATTCGTCCCGGACGAGCGCTCTACAACAAAGCTCAAGCCGATATTGCCAAGTGGCGCAATCAGATTCGGGCGCAAGTTGAGCAGGCACAAGCACAGGTAGCTCAAGCGCAGGCTCAACAAAATTTACAGGAAGCTCGCCAACTTGCAAGTGTGGGCAATCCCAATGCGCTAGCAAATGCAATTCGGGTTGCTAGTCAGGTCTCTACATCTGGAGCCATCCAAACTGAAATTGATGCCGCAGTTAACGAGTGGAGTTGGCAACTGCTCCAGCAGGCAAAAGACCAGGCGCTGGGGTTAAATCTGGCGGGCGCGATCGCGATCGCCCAGAGAATTCCCCAACGAGCCAAAGCCTACGCCGAAGCCCAGGCAAATATCCAGACCTGGCAACAGCAATCCATCAAGCAATAACCAGTGCTCCTACCTCAACCGCTTCTCCCGTTAAGCTAAAGGCACGAGCTTCCGTGATTCGCACGTTGACCAGTTGCCCTTGCAATTGATGAATCTCTCCAGGGAAGAAGGTAAGCCGATTACTACGAGTCCGCCCCATCACTTGGTGAGGGGCTTTCTCGTTGCGATCTTCCACCAACACTTCTTCAATTCGTCCCAGATAACGTTGCGATCGCTCCGCAGCTTTGATAGCAACCAAGTGATTCAGCCGTTGCAAGCGATCACTTTTCACCTCATCACTTAGTTGGTTATCCCAAACGGCTGCTGGTGTGCCCGGACGCGGAGAATAGGCTGCCGTGTTTAATTGATCAAAACCAACCTCCTCCACCAGTTTCAACGTATTCTCAAATTGCGCTTCTGTCTCACCCGGAAACCCCACAATCGCATCTCCACTAATCGCTGCATCCGGGATATAGGAACGAATCATATCAATAATCCGACGATAGCGTTCATGGGTATACCCCCGTCCCATCGCTCTCAATACCTCGTTATCACCTGATTGAAACGGAATATGGAAATGCTCACACAGCTTGGGCAGCTCCGCACAGGCACGGATCAGGCGTTCAGTAAAGTAACGGGGATGACTGGTCGCAAACCGAATTCGCTCAATTCCGGGAACATCATGCACAAAATACAACAGATCTGTCAGGGTATGTAAATGGCGTCCCTCAACCTTCACTCCTGGCAAATCTCGCCCATAGGCATCAATGTTTTGTCCCAGTAATGTGACCTCCTTATAACCCTGTCGTCCCAGTTCTTCCATCTCAGATCGAATCGCTTCCGGTGTCCGAGATTGCTCTACACCTCGCACATTCGGTACAACACAATAGGTACACCGCTCGTTACAGCCATAAATTACATTTACCCAGGCAGTAACTGCACTGTCTCGCCGAGGCTTGGTGATGTCTTCCATGATGTGCACAGGGTCAGTAGCGACAACCTGGTTACCGTTAAACACTTGCTCCAACAAACTTTCTAGTTGGTTAGCATGTTGCGGTCCCATGACTAAATCCAATTCGGGTACTCGACGCAGTAACTTCTCCCCTTCTTGTTGTGCCACACAACCTGCCACAACCAAAGTCAGATCCGGTTGTTCTTGTTTCCGCTTTGCCTGGCGTCCCAGGTATGAGTACACTTTTTGTTCAGCATTATCTCGAATGGTGCAAGTGTTATACAAAACAAGATTGGCGTTCTCTGGCTCGTCTGCCCACTCAAACCCCATTTTTTCCAAAATGCCAGCCATTCGTTCAGAGTC is a window of Leptolyngbyaceae cyanobacterium JSC-12 DNA encoding:
- a CDS encoding hypothetical protein (IMG reference gene:2510097719), with the translated sequence MSLEQGKPDRPLRRQPSYPEERRRVKPFSPEKASFAMQDAIAKPAKPLNPHPSRTVAAEPPPSFTEPFRDRNSKSIPRPRSQRRFLSRLLRSLRRLITGLRTWLSWLVTRWQFLIAAAFFVCLSSAILAIAFIFQLPALPNCPAVFWPLASASMRFECARIAASKQTAKDLLEAISLVDGLPPDHAMRPEADRLIELWSQEVLKLAEELFHQGNLQEAIAAAQKIPAKVAAYRLVEERVNHWQSIWSKAEGIYKKAEAALRKRDWRGAFELAVGLLDIDNKYWQTTRYDDLNHRINTARVDGNKLFKAEWLADEGTVSALLQAIKLAEEIRPDSYIYDLAQVKIQLFGRNLLDLAQKALDRRNLQEALSIINQIPKQAKVESEKRDLTVLANAQSLSWQDTVEGLEAAIAQAQRILPSQPLYPKAQQFIVRWQYEIEGLAQIERARLLAQAGTVEALLNAIAAASQVSSANPRWNQAQQEIQKWKADTQTITDRPVLDQAEQFASGGDINSLMAAVEQANQIAPGRSLYNEAQGRVREWTRQIQQTQDQPYLDQARAYAFAGNLKTAIGVAEQIRPGRALYNKAQADIAKWRNQIRAQVEQAQAQVAQAQAQQNLQEARQLASVGNPNALANAIRVASQVSTSGAIQTEIDAAVNEWSWQLLQQAKDQALGLNLAGAIAIAQRIPQRAKAYAEAQANIQTWQQQSIKQ
- a CDS encoding glucosamine--fructose-6-phosphate aminotransferase, isomerizing (IMG reference gene:2510097717~PFAM: SIS domain; Glutamine amidotransferases class-II~TIGRFAM: glucosamine--fructose-6-phosphate aminotransferase (isomerizing)) encodes the protein MCGIVGYIGTQAASNILLEGLRKLEYRGYDSAGIATVLKGDIHCVRAKGKLQNLQEKLEGEQNPAQLGIGHTRWATHGKPEEYNAHPHMDTARRIAVVQNGIIENYQKLREDLKALGHEFRSDTDTEVIPHLIAEELKLLLEGQEAEIRSQKLEGAETEYQMRGIGYGIAPSPLSQAPITNSLSSSFLLEAVRRSVNKLEGAFAIAVISADFPDELIVARQQAPLVLGFGQGEFFCASDTPAIVPHTRAVLPLENGELARLTPLGAEVYNFDGHRLKKAPRTLNWNPVMVEKQGFKHFMLKEIYEQPGVVRACLETYLNPEWSQEPEIRSQKLSAPPGPQSLAPNPSSPVHLNLPIELYANLQQIQIVACGTSWHAGLVGKYVLEQLAGIPTQVQYASEFRYAPSPLTPNTLTIGVTQSGETADTLAALEMELQRRKNLAPEYQPRMLGITNRPESTLGQLVPHIIDTHAGIEIGVAATKTFAAQLIAFYLLALDIAHYRRTLSADQIEKLLDGLRQLPAEIEMILESQERYIEELAHDFAETQDFIFLGRGINFPIALEGALKLKEISYIHAEGYPAGEMKHGPIALLDAKVPVVTIAMPGSVFEKVLSNAQEARARDARLIGVTPMDEQDAEDTFDTLIPVPHVDEILSPLVTVIPLQLLAYHIAARRGLDVDQPRNLAKSVTVE
- a CDS encoding disulfide bond chaperone (IMG reference gene:2510097718~PFAM: Hsp33 protein): MADQLIRATAANGGIRAVGVITTRLTEEARVRHQLSFVATAALGRTMAAALLFASSMKREGSRVNIRIKGDGPLGGILVDAGLDGTVRGYVEQPDVELPPTPKGKLDVGGAVGHTGYLYVIRDVGYGYPYSSTVELVSGEIGDDLIHYLATSEQTPSALMVGVFMDETGVIAAGGLLIQVLPKAARDEALVELLESRLANLTGFTTLLRSGKSLHDIFEQLLGDRGLEILPEAQLVRFHCGCSHEKVLGALKLFGQAELQDMIEQDKGAEATCDFCGMKYQASETELMQLLDEIRSESRR